One genomic region from uncultured Fretibacterium sp. encodes:
- a CDS encoding PASTA domain-containing protein: protein MGKAIRWTLLFVVLVIFSSGAVAFYTVFFRPSNTIVVPPLRERSVVDAVAEAERLGFAVKIEQVVSSLPSGRVLAQSPEPGARMSRNQLVILQVSQGGEQRAVPDLRGQELTRAQRVLQEQGFAVGDVIRIKDGSQPGGVVIAQSPSAPANIPVERRVDLLVSEGGGGRDGKLTIPDVARRLEREAREMLTASGLRVLAVDKVYSPSMSEGMAIETRPSAGALARVGDGVRLKVATLQKPAGYVEPADGPKPETRPGGQGGVVVVKVPGHGDVFVGEGAGEQAPITEANPNLTVLDQEGGRPEGGKRVIPNPALPAGAEARPDARPSPVEPVQPSAPKQPSAPLTPKGKVAKVHYQVPPLAQPLDLRIEKVEPSGRTVLLDRKARSGERVSLEVPYEKECVVTFYLGGEFVWQDKYQ from the coding sequence ATGGGCAAAGCAATCCGTTGGACCCTTTTGTTTGTCGTCCTGGTGATCTTTTCCTCCGGGGCCGTGGCTTTCTATACGGTGTTTTTCCGGCCGTCGAACACGATCGTCGTTCCGCCCCTCCGGGAGCGCTCCGTGGTCGACGCCGTGGCCGAGGCCGAGCGTCTGGGGTTTGCCGTAAAAATCGAGCAGGTGGTCTCATCCCTGCCCTCGGGGCGCGTGCTGGCCCAGTCGCCCGAGCCGGGGGCCCGGATGAGCAGGAACCAGCTCGTCATCCTCCAGGTCAGTCAGGGCGGGGAGCAGCGCGCCGTCCCCGATCTTCGTGGGCAGGAGTTGACCCGCGCCCAGAGGGTGCTCCAGGAGCAGGGCTTTGCGGTCGGCGACGTGATCCGTATCAAGGACGGGTCCCAGCCGGGGGGTGTCGTCATCGCCCAGAGCCCCTCGGCGCCCGCCAACATCCCCGTGGAGCGGAGGGTCGACCTTCTGGTCAGCGAGGGAGGGGGCGGACGCGACGGGAAGCTGACGATCCCGGACGTCGCGCGCCGTTTGGAGCGGGAGGCGCGGGAGATGCTCACGGCCAGCGGGCTTCGGGTTCTGGCGGTGGACAAGGTCTACAGCCCCTCCATGTCCGAGGGAATGGCCATTGAGACGCGCCCCTCCGCGGGGGCTCTGGCACGGGTCGGGGATGGGGTGCGCCTGAAGGTTGCGACCCTGCAGAAGCCTGCGGGTTATGTCGAGCCGGCGGATGGGCCCAAGCCCGAGACGAGGCCCGGCGGTCAGGGCGGCGTCGTTGTCGTGAAGGTCCCAGGGCACGGGGATGTTTTTGTGGGCGAGGGGGCGGGGGAGCAGGCCCCGATTACGGAGGCCAATCCCAACCTGACGGTCCTCGATCAGGAGGGGGGACGGCCGGAGGGCGGAAAACGCGTGATCCCCAATCCGGCCCTGCCTGCGGGTGCGGAGGCCCGTCCCGATGCCAGGCCATCTCCCGTCGAGCCCGTGCAGCCTTCTGCGCCGAAGCAGCCATCGGCTCCCCTGACGCCGAAGGGCAAGGTCGCGAAGGTTCACTATCAGGTGCCTCCTCTGGCGCAGCCTCTGGATCTGCGCATCGAGAAGGTGGAACCCTCGGGGAGGACAGTTCTCTTGGACCGCAAGGCGCGGAGCGGCGAGCGCGTCTCCCTGGAGGTGCCTTATGAGAAGGAGTGCGTCGTGACGTTCTACCTGGGCGGGGAGTTCGTCTGGCAGGACAAATATCAGTGA
- the rimO gene encoding 30S ribosomal protein S12 methylthiotransferase RimO: protein MNIFFVSMGCAKNGVDSETLMGRLAFEGHTVVADPEDARVGIINTCAFIQDAVKENIDAILDLELLKERGILERIVVVGCIVNRYEAELRRELDSVDLFARAEDWDTVVNYLAGLEHSEASAPRTGCGRVPLPGTPRWSRYLKVGEGCDTFCSYCSIPLIRGRLRSLPVERLVDEALALCSEGARELCLVGQDLTVYGRDLYGAPAIERLLRELDAALPDGTWVRLLYLHPDRLMPAFVDFLMESGKILPYLDVPVQHIDDKILSRMNRAPAGEHIRRMFRYLREKNPLFALRTTIMTGFPGETELQFRRVLDFLEEAEIDRVGAFVYSPEEGTRAASFPDLVPREVGEERYARLMELQSELSRERSALFVGRELDVLVEEVDGESGEAWGRSYRDAPEVDGMVCVSGAGDAELGTFVRARITDCEEYDLFGEAVGKGEGDV, encoded by the coding sequence TTGAACATTTTTTTTGTGAGCATGGGCTGTGCGAAGAACGGCGTGGACAGCGAGACCCTGATGGGACGCCTCGCGTTCGAGGGGCATACCGTAGTGGCGGACCCCGAAGATGCCCGCGTCGGCATCATCAATACCTGCGCCTTCATCCAGGATGCGGTTAAGGAGAATATCGACGCGATCCTGGACCTGGAGCTCCTCAAGGAGCGCGGGATCCTGGAGCGGATCGTCGTGGTGGGCTGCATCGTGAACCGCTACGAGGCGGAGCTGCGCCGGGAGCTCGACAGCGTGGACCTGTTCGCGCGGGCGGAGGACTGGGATACGGTCGTGAACTACCTCGCGGGGCTGGAGCACTCGGAGGCGTCGGCCCCCCGGACGGGCTGCGGACGCGTTCCGCTTCCGGGGACCCCGAGGTGGTCCCGCTACCTCAAGGTGGGGGAGGGCTGCGACACCTTCTGCTCCTATTGCTCCATCCCGCTCATCCGGGGCAGGCTGAGGAGCCTTCCCGTAGAGCGCCTGGTGGACGAGGCCCTCGCCCTCTGCTCGGAGGGGGCCCGGGAGCTCTGCCTCGTGGGGCAGGACCTCACGGTCTACGGCCGCGACCTCTACGGGGCCCCCGCCATAGAGCGTCTTCTGAGGGAACTGGACGCGGCCCTGCCCGACGGGACCTGGGTGCGGCTGCTCTACCTGCACCCCGACAGGCTGATGCCCGCCTTCGTGGACTTCCTGATGGAGAGCGGCAAGATTCTGCCCTATCTGGACGTTCCGGTCCAGCATATCGACGATAAGATCCTGTCCAGGATGAACCGTGCCCCTGCGGGGGAGCATATCCGCAGGATGTTCCGTTACCTTCGGGAGAAGAATCCCCTGTTCGCCCTGCGCACGACCATCATGACGGGCTTTCCGGGTGAGACCGAGCTCCAGTTCCGAAGGGTCCTGGACTTTCTGGAGGAGGCGGAGATCGACAGGGTGGGGGCGTTCGTCTACTCTCCCGAGGAGGGGACCCGCGCGGCCTCGTTCCCGGATCTCGTCCCCCGCGAGGTGGGCGAGGAACGCTACGCCCGCCTGATGGAGCTCCAGTCGGAGCTCTCGCGGGAGCGCAGCGCGCTCTTCGTCGGGCGTGAGCTGGACGTCCTCGTCGAGGAGGTCGATGGGGAGTCGGGCGAGGCCTGGGGGCGTTCCTATCGGGATGCGCCCGAGGTGGATGGCATGGTCTGTGTCTCGGGCGCGGGGGATGCCGAGCTCGGAACCTTCGTCCGGGCGCGGATCACCGACTGCGAGGAGTACGACCTGTTCGGCGAGGCCGTCGGCAAGGGGGAGGGGGATGTCTGA
- a CDS encoding DUF4115 domain-containing protein translates to MPASDRDEALRELGRLVSERREEARLLLEDVYERTRIRVDFLRGIEKGDYTGFPDLVYTKGFVRTYLRVIGAEDLQEPFMGWLNRSMPRGPEAPTNVLGNGTSPTRGFKPVSHFWLFLVLLTALIGTGVYVWYVWSSGGLSLGTFRAMRPEDPTLSALASQDVSGDNKEVEVSPVSMEIIVPEPEPQPEPEPLPPPPSLEIRAVSDVWMKVTIGDKVLFSKTLKKGSVVSWDLPAQAKVSYGRPNAASVTLNGKGLGVVNPKAKRSETYLYLPDGSHRKLN, encoded by the coding sequence ATGCCGGCATCGGATCGTGACGAGGCATTGAGAGAGCTGGGGCGCCTGGTCTCAGAAAGACGCGAGGAGGCGCGCCTGCTGCTCGAGGACGTATACGAACGGACGCGCATCCGCGTCGATTTTCTGCGTGGAATCGAGAAGGGAGATTACACGGGCTTTCCGGACCTCGTCTACACCAAGGGGTTCGTTCGGACCTACCTCCGCGTCATCGGCGCGGAGGATCTCCAGGAGCCCTTCATGGGCTGGCTGAACCGGTCGATGCCCCGTGGCCCGGAGGCCCCGACCAACGTACTCGGGAATGGGACGTCCCCCACGAGGGGCTTCAAGCCCGTCTCGCACTTCTGGCTCTTTCTCGTCCTTCTTACGGCCTTGATCGGAACGGGGGTCTACGTCTGGTACGTGTGGTCCAGCGGGGGGCTCTCCCTGGGCACCTTCCGGGCGATGCGACCCGAGGACCCCACGCTCTCGGCTCTTGCCTCCCAGGACGTATCGGGCGACAACAAGGAAGTTGAAGTCAGCCCGGTCTCGATGGAGATAATAGTCCCAGAACCGGAACCCCAACCCGAGCCGGAGCCGCTTCCTCCTCCCCCCAGCCTGGAGATCCGCGCGGTCTCCGACGTCTGGATGAAGGTTACGATTGGGGACAAAGTCCTGTTCTCCAAGACGTTGAAAAAGGGCTCTGTCGTGTCCTGGGACCTGCCTGCTCAGGCCAAGGTCTCCTACGGGCGGCCCAACGCGGCCTCGGTCACCCTGAACGGCAAGGGCCTCGGCGTTGTGAATCCCAAGGCCAAACGCTCGGAGACCTACCTCTACCTGCCGGACGGGAGCCACAGGAAGCTCAACTGA
- a CDS encoding ribulose-phosphate 3-epimerase yields MEAETYWEDIGSRARRRVLFAPSLLGADPLCVGAAIDRLGGCYDWLHLDIMDGHFVRNLSFGPAMARALRRRYPNAFIDAHLMVDRLDVLLPLFVEAEVSLITVHAETEPQLLHAALSSIRKSGLRAGVAMGPATGVERVHPVLEIADLVLVMSVTPGFGGQSLIEATLERARDLVRLRAAEGHRYLIQMDGGINDKNVGRVALAGCDVVVAGSAVFKSPDPGAFLDAMRVKVKEALDDAGIGS; encoded by the coding sequence ATGGAAGCGGAAACCTACTGGGAGGATATAGGGAGTCGGGCGCGGCGAAGGGTGCTGTTCGCCCCCTCCCTGCTGGGGGCCGATCCTCTGTGCGTCGGCGCCGCCATCGACAGGCTGGGTGGGTGTTACGACTGGCTGCACCTGGATATCATGGACGGGCACTTCGTCCGCAACCTCTCGTTCGGACCCGCGATGGCGCGGGCGCTGCGCCGGCGCTATCCAAATGCCTTCATCGACGCCCACTTGATGGTGGATCGCCTGGACGTGTTGCTGCCCCTGTTCGTCGAGGCGGAGGTGTCGCTGATCACCGTTCATGCGGAGACGGAACCGCAGCTTCTCCATGCGGCGCTTTCCTCCATCCGGAAGTCCGGTCTTCGGGCCGGCGTTGCCATGGGGCCGGCCACCGGTGTGGAGCGGGTTCATCCCGTCCTGGAGATTGCGGATCTGGTCTTGGTCATGTCCGTTACCCCCGGGTTCGGAGGGCAGAGCCTGATCGAGGCGACCCTGGAGCGTGCTCGGGACCTCGTCCGTCTGAGGGCTGCGGAGGGACATCGCTATCTCATCCAGATGGACGGCGGGATCAACGACAAAAACGTGGGACGGGTGGCCCTGGCCGGATGCGACGTCGTGGTGGCCGGCAGCGCGGTCTTCAAAAGTCCCGATCCGGGAGCTTTCCTGGATGCCATGAGAGTTAAAGTGAAGGAGGCTCTGGACGATGCCGGCATCGGATCGTGA
- a CDS encoding nicotinamide-nucleotide amidohydrolase family protein: MESVRELRSAVLAAVGDELLSGVRREGNCAALAWRLHDAGWRVQRIEVVPDDPDLIVGLLRHWVGRTDLLVLSGGLGPTHDDRTREALSAYLDSPLRREDALYDRIVGRYDGERRAALEDVRSSQSLVPASAQGLYNPEGSALGIAFERLGTRVLSLPGVPSEFAAMVRQEMSELYVPSHRWASVVLAGVSELHAVERVPEVIADPALHVSVLPSFASVELVVRGEPGRVRDAERLIRDRFPDDALPAGCAALQEAVLHEARSRGMTLSCAESCTGGLVQGALTSVPGSSDAFLGGVVAYSDEAKRKVLGVDPEALTRHGAVSGECARAMAEGVLRLYGASLAVSVTGIAGPGGGSEEKPTGTVWFAVASVEEGGVRSSAFLRALRGDRDAVRERAVACALSALWRAAKDTKPVGR; this comes from the coding sequence GTGGAATCTGTTCGTGAGCTGAGGTCGGCCGTTTTGGCCGCGGTGGGCGACGAGCTCCTGAGCGGGGTGCGCCGCGAGGGGAACTGCGCCGCCCTGGCCTGGCGCCTGCACGACGCAGGCTGGCGCGTCCAGCGTATCGAGGTCGTCCCCGACGATCCGGATTTGATCGTCGGGCTGCTTCGGCATTGGGTGGGCAGGACGGACCTGCTGGTCCTGTCGGGTGGACTGGGGCCCACGCACGATGACCGGACGCGCGAGGCGCTGTCCGCTTATCTGGACAGCCCTCTGCGGCGGGAGGATGCCCTTTACGACCGGATTGTGGGGCGATACGACGGGGAGCGCCGCGCCGCGCTGGAAGATGTCCGCTCCAGCCAGTCGCTGGTCCCGGCCTCGGCGCAGGGCCTTTACAATCCCGAGGGGTCCGCGCTCGGGATCGCCTTCGAGCGACTGGGGACGAGGGTTCTGAGCCTGCCCGGGGTCCCCTCGGAGTTCGCGGCGATGGTCCGGCAGGAAATGTCGGAGCTCTACGTTCCCTCCCATCGTTGGGCCTCCGTCGTCCTGGCGGGCGTCTCGGAGCTGCACGCGGTGGAGCGGGTCCCCGAGGTGATCGCCGACCCCGCGCTCCACGTGTCGGTGCTTCCCTCCTTCGCGTCGGTCGAGCTGGTCGTCCGGGGCGAGCCCGGCAGGGTTCGGGATGCGGAGCGGCTGATTCGGGACCGTTTCCCGGACGATGCGCTTCCTGCCGGCTGTGCGGCGCTCCAGGAGGCCGTGCTTCACGAGGCTCGCAGCAGGGGGATGACGCTTTCCTGCGCGGAGTCCTGCACGGGCGGACTCGTGCAGGGGGCCCTGACCTCGGTCCCCGGCAGCTCCGACGCTTTTCTTGGCGGCGTCGTCGCCTACAGCGACGAGGCGAAACGAAAGGTTCTGGGGGTGGACCCCGAGGCGCTGACGCGGCACGGCGCGGTCAGCGGGGAGTGCGCCCGGGCCATGGCCGAGGGGGTCCTTCGGCTGTATGGCGCGAGCCTCGCCGTCTCCGTCACGGGCATCGCAGGCCCCGGAGGGGGCAGTGAGGAGAAGCCGACGGGGACCGTGTGGTTTGCCGTGGCCTCCGTGGAGGAGGGCGGGGTACGGAGCTCCGCGTTTCTGCGGGCCCTGCGGGGAGACCGGGATGCCGTCCG
- a CDS encoding phosphatidylglycerophosphatase A — protein sequence MSELNRRALPVLAATLGGLGFLTKMPGTLGSAAACIFYVLLPVPWWGILALGAVGTWAAGACARAMGAEDPGAIVVDEAVGMWVSLYALPVSFSLPAFFLFRVVDILKPFPVSTAERLPGGVGIMADDVVGGVMVNLFLQFLNGYLWGRGWLWNLFVS from the coding sequence ATGTCTGAGTTGAATCGCAGGGCGCTTCCGGTCCTCGCCGCGACGCTCGGGGGGCTGGGCTTCCTCACCAAGATGCCGGGGACCCTGGGGTCCGCGGCCGCCTGTATCTTTTACGTCCTTCTCCCGGTCCCCTGGTGGGGCATTCTCGCCCTGGGGGCCGTGGGCACTTGGGCGGCGGGAGCCTGCGCGCGCGCCATGGGGGCGGAGGACCCGGGGGCGATCGTCGTGGATGAGGCGGTGGGGATGTGGGTATCGCTTTACGCGCTCCCTGTCTCCTTTTCGCTTCCGGCGTTCTTCCTGTTCCGCGTGGTCGACATCCTCAAGCCCTTCCCGGTCTCCACGGCGGAACGGCTGCCGGGCGGGGTCGGGATCATGGCCGACGATGTGGTCGGCGGCGTGATGGTGAACCTGTTTCTTCAATTTTTGAATGGATACCTCTGGGGGCGGGGTTGGCTGTGGAATCTGTTCGTGAGCTGA